The Fusobacterium sp. FSA-380-WT-3A genome has a window encoding:
- a CDS encoding fructose-specific PTS transporter subunit EIIC: MLKDMLIKNCINLNLKAKSKEEVIDEMIDMLMSNGRLNDREEYKKEILKREAQSSTGLEEGIAIPHAKTKAVKIPSIAFGRSSEGVDYQSLDGEPSKLFFMIAAPSNAADSHIEVLSKLTTLLLNDDIREALLDAKTEDEVLEILLKETEEKVEEKIEITNELPEVLAVTACPTGIAHTYMAADSLMKKATEMGIKIKVETNGSTGVKNQLTEEEIKNAKGIIVAADKNVEMTRFDGKHVEIVPVIEGIKSPEKLIKNAVDKKSPIYKAENTGDNINGKKEKKGFYKHLMSGVSNMLPFVVGGGILIALSFMFGIKAVDPSDPSFNPLAKLLSDIGGGNAFFLMVPVMAGFIGMSIADRPGFAPAMVAGLISANNGAGFLGALIGGFLGGYSIVFLKKVFEKLPQGLEGLKPVLLYPVFGIFITGALMYKVILSPVVALNTGMTSFLNGLGTGNLILLGIIVAGMMAVDMGGPINKAAFTFGIAMISAGNYYPHAAVMAGGMVPPLGIAIATTIFKNKFTKDEREAGKTCYVMGASFITEGAIPFAAADPARVLPACIIGSSIAGGLSMFFGAQLPAPHGGIFVIPVVTNPIMYLVSIVVGSLVTAIILGYIKKPIQE, encoded by the coding sequence ATGTTAAAGGACATGCTTATTAAAAATTGTATTAACTTAAATCTTAAAGCAAAATCAAAAGAAGAAGTCATTGATGAAATGATTGATATGCTTATGAGTAATGGAAGGTTAAATGATAGAGAAGAGTATAAAAAAGAAATTTTAAAAAGAGAAGCTCAAAGTTCTACAGGATTAGAAGAGGGAATAGCAATTCCACATGCCAAAACAAAAGCAGTAAAAATACCAAGTATAGCTTTTGGTAGGTCTTCAGAAGGTGTAGATTATCAATCTTTAGATGGAGAACCTTCTAAATTATTTTTTATGATAGCAGCCCCAAGTAATGCAGCAGATTCTCATATAGAAGTATTATCAAAACTGACAACTTTATTATTAAATGATGATATAAGAGAAGCTTTATTAGATGCAAAGACAGAAGATGAAGTTTTAGAGATATTATTAAAAGAAACAGAGGAAAAAGTTGAAGAAAAAATTGAAATTACAAATGAACTTCCAGAGGTTTTAGCTGTTACAGCATGTCCTACAGGAATAGCCCATACATATATGGCAGCAGATTCACTGATGAAAAAAGCTACAGAAATGGGAATAAAAATCAAAGTGGAGACTAATGGTTCTACAGGAGTAAAAAATCAATTAACAGAAGAAGAAATAAAAAATGCTAAAGGAATAATAGTAGCAGCTGATAAAAATGTTGAAATGACAAGATTTGATGGAAAACATGTGGAAATTGTTCCTGTTATTGAAGGAATAAAAAGTCCAGAAAAATTAATAAAAAATGCTGTAGATAAAAAATCTCCAATATACAAAGCAGAAAATACAGGAGATAATATAAATGGTAAAAAAGAGAAAAAAGGTTTTTATAAACATTTAATGTCTGGAGTTTCTAATATGTTACCATTTGTTGTAGGTGGAGGAATTCTTATAGCATTATCATTTATGTTTGGAATAAAAGCAGTAGACCCAAGTGACCCATCATTTAATCCATTAGCAAAATTATTAAGTGATATTGGTGGAGGAAATGCTTTCTTCTTAATGGTTCCTGTTATGGCTGGATTTATTGGAATGAGTATAGCTGATAGACCAGGATTTGCTCCAGCAATGGTAGCAGGACTTATTTCAGCAAATAATGGAGCAGGATTTTTAGGAGCATTAATAGGTGGATTTTTAGGTGGATATTCAATAGTATTTTTAAAGAAAGTATTTGAAAAACTACCACAAGGTTTAGAGGGATTAAAACCAGTTCTTCTTTATCCAGTATTTGGAATTTTTATCACAGGAGCTTTAATGTATAAAGTAATTCTTTCTCCAGTAGTTGCTTTAAATACAGGAATGACATCTTTCTTAAATGGACTTGGAACAGGAAACTTAATTTTATTAGGAATAATTGTAGCAGGAATGATGGCTGTTGATATGGGAGGGCCAATAAATAAAGCAGCTTTTACATTTGGAATTGCAATGATATCAGCAGGTAATTATTATCCACATGCAGCTGTAATGGCTGGAGGAATGGTTCCACCTTTAGGAATAGCAATAGCTACAACAATATTTAAAAATAAGTTTACAAAAGATGAAAGAGAAGCAGGAAAAACTTGTTATGTAATGGGAGCATCATTTATAACAGAGGGAGCTATTCCATTTGCAGCAGCTGACCCAGCTAGAGTACTTCCAGCTTGTATAATAGGTTCAAGTATTGCTGGAGGATTATCAATGTTCTTTGGAGCTCAATTACCAGCACCACATGGAGGAATATTTGTAATACCAGTAGTAACAAATCCTATAATGTATTTAGTTTCAATTGTAGTTGGTTCTTTAGTAACAGCTATAATTTTAGGATATATTAAAAAACCTATACAAGAATAA
- the pfkB gene encoding 1-phosphofructokinase: MIYTVTLNPAVDYYLSMDKFIEGELNSLKDAYTLPGGKGINVSKVLKNFDVESVTLGFVGGFTGEYIRKNIEEYGIQQDLVQIKEDTRINIKMKTNEKESEISGKAPDILKEEYKIFLEKIKNIKSEDILVLSGSIPKSLPRNVYVEIIKQLPNGVKVFVDTRGDSLRDVLKEGVFLVKPNNHELEEFFGERYSTDDEIIEAGKKLMELGSENVLISLGKNGSILITKNGIYRGNVPKGKLISSVGAGDSMVAGILYGVVKGEEIEEAYKYGISSGSSTAFSEGLTTFENMEKLLKEIQIKKL; encoded by the coding sequence ATGATATATACAGTAACTTTAAATCCAGCTGTTGATTATTATCTATCTATGGATAAGTTTATAGAGGGAGAATTAAATTCTCTAAAAGATGCCTATACTCTTCCAGGAGGAAAGGGAATTAATGTATCAAAAGTTTTAAAAAATTTTGATGTAGAAAGTGTAACTTTAGGTTTTGTTGGAGGATTTACAGGAGAGTATATAAGAAAAAATATTGAAGAATATGGAATTCAACAGGATTTAGTACAAATAAAAGAAGATACTAGAATAAATATAAAGATGAAAACTAATGAAAAAGAAAGCGAAATATCAGGAAAAGCCCCTGATATTTTAAAAGAAGAATATAAAATATTTTTAGAAAAAATAAAAAATATAAAATCGGAGGATATATTAGTTTTATCAGGAAGTATTCCAAAATCTTTGCCAAGAAATGTATATGTAGAAATAATAAAACAATTACCAAATGGAGTAAAAGTGTTTGTTGATACAAGAGGAGACTCCTTAAGAGATGTTTTAAAAGAGGGGGTATTTTTAGTAAAACCTAATAATCATGAATTAGAAGAATTTTTTGGAGAAAGATATTCTACAGATGATGAGATAATAGAAGCAGGAAAAAAATTGATGGAATTAGGTAGTGAAAATGTATTAATCTCTTTAGGAAAAAATGGTTCTATATTAATAACTAAAAATGGAATTTATAGAGGAAATGTACCAAAAGGAAAATTAATAAGTTCAGTAGGAGCTGGAGATTCAATGGTAGCTGGAATATTATATGGAGTAGTTAAAGGGGAAGAAATAGAAGAGGCATATAAATATGGAATATCTTCTGGAAGTTCTACAGCTTTTTCAGAAGGATTAACTACTTTTGAAAATATGGAAAAGTTATTAAAAGAAATTCAAATAAAAAAACTATAA
- a CDS encoding DeoR/GlpR family DNA-binding transcription regulator, whose product MLSVERYNLILELIKQKKNIRLNEIVEELKISEATARRDLNFLEAKKKIKRVHGGAVLVDTKEEDIDYKKLINIEEKEIIAKKAVEYIEDGQTIYLDAGSTTGAMIKYLSKFRDLKVVTNGYHYVNDLLKLKNIEVYILGGKLKEKTGAIVGVTALLMLKNFNFDISFLGTNGVDKDGYSTPDPEEVIVKSEAVKRGKKVFFLCDHTKFFNKTFINFAKLNDGILISDTNIPEELENK is encoded by the coding sequence ATGTTAAGCGTAGAGAGATATAATCTTATTTTAGAACTAATAAAACAGAAAAAAAATATAAGACTTAATGAAATAGTGGAAGAATTAAAGATTTCTGAAGCAACAGCAAGAAGAGATTTAAATTTTTTAGAAGCTAAGAAAAAAATAAAAAGGGTTCATGGTGGAGCTGTTTTAGTAGATACAAAAGAAGAGGATATAGATTATAAAAAATTAATAAATATAGAAGAGAAAGAGATAATAGCAAAGAAAGCCGTAGAATATATAGAAGATGGACAGACAATATATTTAGATGCAGGAAGCACGACAGGGGCTATGATAAAATATCTTTCTAAGTTTAGAGATTTAAAAGTTGTTACAAATGGATATCATTATGTAAATGATTTATTAAAATTAAAAAATATAGAAGTATATATTTTAGGTGGAAAATTAAAGGAAAAAACAGGAGCTATTGTTGGAGTTACAGCTTTACTAATGTTAAAAAACTTTAATTTTGATATATCTTTTTTAGGAACCAATGGAGTTGATAAAGATGGATATTCTACTCCAGACCCAGAAGAAGTAATAGTAAAATCAGAAGCAGTTAAACGTGGAAAAAAAGTTTTCTTCTTATGTGACCATACAAAATTTTTTAATAAAACTTTTATAAATTTTGCAAAATTAAATGATGGAATATTAATATCAGATACAAATATTCCTGAAGAATTAGAAAATAAATAA
- a CDS encoding nitroreductase family protein, which yields MPLTSKELLKESQMRRTYRKFLPEKVDLEVIKDCILTAGTAPNGANKQPWHFSIITNEELKKKIREKAEEIEKDFYENKISKEWKNDLEKLTLSYEKPFLTEAPCLIGIFKENYLKLPDGTIDKNYYPNESIGIAIGFLINALRNAGYTSLTYTPSPMLFLKEILNRPEGEQPVMILVVGKPDTTYELPKITKKSFEEIADIID from the coding sequence ATGCCATTAACATCAAAAGAATTATTAAAAGAATCTCAAATGCGTCGCACTTACAGAAAATTTTTACCTGAAAAAGTTGATTTAGAAGTTATAAAAGATTGTATTCTTACAGCTGGTACTGCTCCAAATGGTGCTAATAAACAACCTTGGCATTTTTCTATTATCACAAATGAAGAATTGAAAAAGAAAATAAGAGAAAAAGCTGAAGAGATTGAAAAAGATTTTTATGAGAATAAAATTTCAAAAGAGTGGAAAAATGATTTAGAAAAATTAACTTTATCCTATGAAAAACCTTTTTTAACAGAAGCTCCTTGTCTTATTGGAATTTTTAAAGAAAATTATCTAAAACTTCCTGATGGAACAATTGATAAAAACTATTATCCTAATGAATCGATAGGAATAGCTATAGGATTTTTGATAAATGCTCTTAGAAATGCTGGTTATACTTCTCTTACTTACACTCCATCTCCAATGCTTTTCTTAAAAGAAATCCTTAATCGCCCAGAGGGTGAGCAACCTGTAATGATATTAGTAGTAGGAAAACCTGATACAACTTATGAATTACCAAAAATAACAAAAAAATCTTTTGAAGAAATTGCTGATATTATAGATTAA
- a CDS encoding 7-cyano-7-deazaguanine synthase, with protein sequence MENKKVRALALFSGGLDSALAIKVVANQGIEVIALNFVSHFFGGKNEKAEAMAKQLGVKLEYVNFSKEHMDIMRDPVYGRGKNMNPCIDCHALMFKVAGELLEKYDAQFIISGEVLGQRPMSQNSQALEKVKALSNISDLIVRPLSAKKLPMSKPEREGLIDREKLLDIEGRSRKPQMRLAEELGVKDYPMPGGGCLLTDPGYSKRLKLIEEDGLLYEEYSSIFHILKTGRFFRLGEKKYLFVGRTKEDNDIIVNYKTFGSFFIRGKGVGGPYIIGYGDLNSEEIQFAKDLFSRYCKFKGEQPIEIFFNEQPMNIDIINREEVEEKIKKYQINME encoded by the coding sequence GATAGTGCTTTAGCTATAAAAGTAGTAGCAAATCAAGGGATAGAAGTAATAGCTTTAAATTTTGTATCACATTTTTTTGGTGGTAAAAATGAAAAGGCTGAAGCTATGGCAAAACAATTAGGAGTAAAATTAGAATATGTAAATTTTAGTAAAGAGCATATGGATATTATGAGAGACCCTGTATATGGAAGAGGGAAAAATATGAACCCTTGTATAGATTGTCATGCTTTAATGTTTAAAGTGGCTGGAGAACTTTTAGAGAAATATGACGCACAATTTATAATTTCTGGAGAAGTTTTAGGACAAAGACCAATGTCACAAAACTCACAAGCATTAGAAAAAGTAAAAGCTTTATCAAATATATCTGATTTAATTGTTAGACCTCTTTCAGCAAAAAAATTACCAATGAGTAAACCTGAAAGAGAGGGATTAATTGATAGGGAAAAATTATTGGATATAGAAGGTAGAAGTAGAAAACCACAAATGAGATTGGCTGAAGAATTAGGAGTAAAAGATTATCCTATGCCAGGTGGTGGATGTTTACTTACAGACCCTGGATATTCTAAAAGATTAAAATTAATAGAAGAAGATGGATTATTATATGAAGAGTATTCAAGTATTTTTCATATTTTAAAAACAGGAAGATTTTTTAGATTGGGAGAAAAGAAATATCTTTTTGTAGGTAGAACAAAAGAGGATAATGATATAATAGTAAATTATAAAACTTTTGGAAGCTTTTTTATAAGAGGAAAAGGAGTAGGGGGACCTTATATAATAGGATATGGAGATTTAAATTCTGAAGAAATTCAATTTGCAAAGGATTTATTTTCAAGATACTGTAAATTTAAAGGTGAACAACCTATTGAAATTTTCTTTAATGAACAACCTATGAATATTGATATAATCAATAGAGAGGAAGTTGAAGAAAAAATAAAAAAATATCAAATTAATATGGAATAA